A region from the Hyalangium gracile genome encodes:
- a CDS encoding 5-deoxy-glucuronate isomerase, which produces MAGSTHASTALITRHRGGFPRGLTWVTREGEAELDTGLDLGIHRMVRGERIQDSPSKETAWILFSGQAEVELEGARASVTRASLFEEAPTVVHVPAGARVRIEATSEEVEWAVVSATNPKAFAPRIFFPQDIQDELRGKGLVQDAAVRTVRLAFDANNRPEGAFVVGEVINYPGRWSSYPPHHHAQTELYHYRFTLPQGYGHAELGDDVYKVKQYDTVKILGGVDHPQVSAPGYGMYYLWVVRHQPSNPYRGFEFTEEHRWVLDAQQQGWKPGNAGGR; this is translated from the coding sequence ATGGCCGGCAGCACCCATGCGAGTACGGCCCTCATCACCCGCCACCGAGGGGGGTTCCCGCGAGGGCTCACCTGGGTGACGCGAGAGGGTGAGGCCGAGTTGGATACGGGGCTCGATCTGGGCATCCATCGGATGGTCCGCGGAGAGCGCATCCAGGACAGCCCCTCCAAGGAGACGGCCTGGATCCTGTTCTCGGGCCAGGCGGAGGTGGAGCTCGAAGGCGCGCGGGCCTCCGTCACGCGGGCCTCGCTCTTCGAGGAAGCGCCGACGGTGGTTCATGTGCCGGCTGGCGCCCGTGTCCGGATCGAGGCCACGAGCGAAGAGGTGGAGTGGGCCGTGGTGAGCGCGACGAACCCGAAGGCGTTCGCGCCGCGCATCTTCTTCCCCCAGGACATCCAGGACGAGCTACGCGGCAAGGGGCTGGTGCAGGACGCGGCGGTGCGCACGGTGCGTCTGGCGTTCGATGCCAACAACCGCCCCGAGGGCGCGTTCGTCGTCGGCGAGGTGATCAACTACCCCGGGCGCTGGTCGAGCTATCCGCCGCACCACCACGCCCAGACGGAGCTCTACCACTACCGGTTCACGCTGCCGCAGGGCTACGGCCACGCGGAGCTCGGTGACGACGTCTACAAGGTGAAGCAGTACGACACGGTGAAGATCCTCGGGGGAGTGGACCACCCGCAGGTCTCCGCGCCCGGGTACGGCATGTATTACCTGTGGGTGGTGCGGCACCAGCCGAGCAACCCCTACCGGGGGTTCGAGTTCACCGAGGAGCACCGCTGGGTGCTCGATGCACAGCAGCAGGGGTGGAAGCCCGGCAACGCGGGAGGGCGGTGA
- the iolD gene encoding 3D-(3,5/4)-trihydroxycyclohexane-1,2-dione acylhydrolase (decyclizing), giving the protein MARTVRITLAQAVVRFLDAQRVSRDGEVHRFFRGVFGIFGHGNVTGIGQALEEHEGGLPYFQPKNEQGMVHTAIAYAKSRRRLSTFACTSSIGPGATNMVTGAATATINRLPVLLLPGDIFANRAPQPVLQQLEFPHSMDVSVNDCFRPVSRYWDRIQRPEQLLSALPEAMRVLADPAETGAVTLCLPQDVQSEAFDCPELFLQERVHVVERRPCSRERLEEAVALLRKARRPFCIAGGGVHYAAAEEALRRFCDATGIPVGVTQAGMGALPDAHGACLGAVGVTGTGAANRIALDADVILTVGTRLSDFTTASKTQFQAEGVRFIALNVNAFDAAKHGAVPLVADARVGLEELTRALEGWRIPASYGAEISTAREEWAKTRDVLTRSTDGRLTQAEVIRVLNEEAGPGSTVVHAAGGIPGDIHKLWRAKEPDDYHSEYGYSCMGYEVAGALGVKLAHPEREVYALLGDGSYLMLSQELLTSIQEGAKITLVLLDNHGYQCIHNLQRGSGSRGFGNEFRARRGGRLEGEPLAVDFVQNARSLGASTFTATTAAELSRALRDARAVPTSCLIYIPLESSAGLPGTSWWDVPIAEVSPSASVQEKRAAYEEAKKKQRFYY; this is encoded by the coding sequence ATGGCTCGGACCGTTCGCATCACCCTGGCGCAGGCGGTGGTCCGGTTCCTCGATGCGCAGCGCGTCTCGAGGGATGGCGAGGTGCACCGCTTCTTCCGAGGCGTCTTCGGCATCTTCGGCCACGGCAACGTGACGGGGATCGGCCAGGCCCTCGAGGAGCATGAGGGCGGGCTGCCCTACTTCCAGCCCAAGAACGAGCAGGGCATGGTCCACACCGCCATCGCCTATGCGAAGTCCCGGCGGAGGCTGTCGACCTTCGCGTGCACGAGCTCCATCGGACCGGGCGCCACCAACATGGTGACGGGCGCGGCCACGGCCACCATCAACCGGCTGCCGGTGCTGCTGCTGCCCGGGGACATCTTCGCCAACCGCGCGCCTCAGCCGGTGCTGCAGCAGCTCGAGTTTCCCCACTCGATGGACGTGAGCGTCAACGACTGCTTCCGGCCGGTGTCGCGGTACTGGGACCGCATCCAGCGCCCCGAGCAGCTCCTCTCCGCGCTCCCCGAGGCGATGCGCGTGCTCGCCGATCCCGCCGAGACCGGGGCCGTGACGCTCTGCCTGCCTCAGGACGTGCAGTCCGAGGCCTTCGACTGTCCGGAGCTCTTTCTCCAGGAGCGCGTCCACGTCGTCGAGCGCCGGCCGTGCTCCCGCGAGCGTCTGGAGGAGGCCGTGGCGCTGCTGCGGAAGGCTCGGCGCCCGTTCTGCATCGCGGGCGGTGGGGTGCACTACGCCGCGGCCGAGGAGGCCCTCCGCCGCTTCTGCGACGCGACGGGCATTCCTGTCGGTGTCACGCAGGCGGGCATGGGCGCGCTGCCGGATGCGCATGGGGCGTGTCTCGGGGCGGTGGGCGTCACCGGGACGGGCGCCGCCAACCGCATCGCCCTGGACGCGGACGTCATCCTCACGGTGGGCACGCGCCTGTCGGACTTCACGACGGCGTCGAAGACCCAGTTCCAGGCGGAGGGCGTGCGCTTCATCGCGCTCAACGTGAACGCGTTCGATGCCGCCAAGCACGGGGCGGTGCCACTGGTGGCGGATGCGCGGGTGGGGCTCGAGGAGCTGACCCGGGCCCTGGAGGGGTGGCGCATTCCGGCCAGCTACGGGGCTGAGATCTCCACGGCTCGCGAGGAGTGGGCGAAGACCCGGGATGTGTTGACGCGCTCGACGGACGGCCGGCTCACGCAGGCCGAGGTCATCCGCGTCCTCAATGAGGAGGCGGGGCCGGGGTCCACGGTCGTTCACGCGGCGGGCGGCATCCCCGGCGACATCCACAAGCTCTGGCGCGCGAAGGAGCCGGACGACTACCACTCCGAATACGGCTACTCGTGCATGGGCTACGAGGTGGCGGGCGCGCTGGGCGTCAAGCTCGCGCACCCGGAGCGCGAGGTGTACGCGCTGCTGGGAGACGGCAGCTACCTCATGCTGAGCCAGGAGCTGCTGACGTCCATCCAGGAGGGGGCGAAGATCACGCTCGTCCTCCTGGACAACCATGGCTACCAGTGCATCCACAACCTGCAGCGAGGGTCGGGGAGCCGGGGCTTCGGCAACGAGTTCCGCGCCAGGCGGGGAGGGCGCCTGGAGGGAGAGCCGCTCGCCGTGGACTTCGTCCAGAACGCCCGGAGCCTGGGCGCCAGCACGTTCACCGCGACGACGGCCGCCGAGCTCTCCCGGGCGCTCCGGGATGCGCGAGCCGTGCCGACGAGCTGCCTCATCTACATCCCGCTGGAGAGCAGCGCGGGCCTGCCCGGGACATCCTGGTGGGATGTGCCCATCGCCGAGGTGAGCCCCTCCGCCTCGGTGCAGGAGAAGCGGGCGGCTTACGAGGAAGCGAAGAAGAAGCAGCGGTTCTACTACTGA
- the iolE gene encoding myo-inosose-2 dehydratase, which translates to MRSGLEVEVGSQPINWCNDDFRDLGASITLEQCLSEMRQAGYVGTELGHRFPQDGTAVRALLEKYGLKLASGWHSTFLASRPYAEEEKSFDAHVARLRAAGSRVVIVAECTGAIHSDGSKPLRFASGVELLDEGAWTRVYEGLDRLAERAAVAGMKVAYHPHMGTVIQDQRDVDRLMERTKVLSLLLDTGHLAFAGADPLALLRAHGPRVAHVHLKNIRPAVVEEVRAKRLSFEAAVRAGAFTVPGDGGIDYKPIFEHLASLRYSGWWIVEAEQDPAKANPLEYAIRGRRYIRETAGV; encoded by the coding sequence ATGCGCAGCGGTCTCGAGGTGGAGGTGGGCTCCCAGCCCATCAACTGGTGCAACGACGACTTCCGGGACCTCGGAGCGTCGATCACCCTGGAGCAGTGCCTGAGCGAGATGCGGCAGGCGGGCTACGTGGGCACGGAGCTGGGGCACCGGTTCCCTCAGGACGGCACCGCGGTCCGTGCGCTGCTCGAGAAGTACGGGCTGAAGCTGGCCTCCGGGTGGCACAGTACGTTCCTGGCCTCCAGGCCCTACGCCGAGGAGGAGAAGTCCTTCGACGCGCACGTGGCTCGGCTCCGGGCCGCGGGCAGCCGGGTGGTCATCGTCGCCGAGTGCACTGGCGCCATCCACTCGGACGGCTCGAAGCCGCTGCGCTTTGCGTCGGGTGTGGAACTGCTGGATGAAGGGGCCTGGACGCGCGTCTACGAGGGGCTCGACCGGTTGGCCGAGCGGGCCGCCGTCGCGGGGATGAAGGTGGCCTATCACCCCCATATGGGCACGGTGATCCAGGACCAGCGCGACGTGGATCGGCTGATGGAGCGGACGAAGGTGCTCTCGCTGCTGCTCGACACGGGACACCTGGCGTTCGCGGGCGCGGATCCGCTCGCGCTCCTGCGCGCTCACGGGCCGCGCGTCGCGCATGTCCACCTGAAGAACATCCGCCCGGCGGTGGTGGAGGAGGTGCGAGCGAAGCGGCTCAGCTTCGAGGCCGCCGTGCGCGCGGGCGCCTTCACCGTGCCGGGCGATGGAGGCATCGACTACAAGCCGATCTTCGAGCACCTGGCCTCGCTGCGGTACTCGGGCTGGTGGATCGTGGAGGCCGAGCAGGATCCCGCCAAGGCGAACCCGCTCGAGTACGCGATCCGGGGTCGGCGCTACATCCGGGAGACCGCGGGCGTTTGA
- a CDS encoding transaldolase family protein gives MSSSRMQQTVALGTEFWNDSCALQELAEAIENGAVGATSNPVIVGAAVSGDKARWLPVLERLLREHPGDTEDDAAWRLIEAVAREAAALLAPIHEATKGRQGYLCVQVSPKIYRSTERMIEHGVALAALAPNIAIKCPSTREGIAAMEELTARGININATVSFSVPQALATAEAVERGMDRALRTGVSRERLHPYVTIMVGRVDDHMKRVAERDSVMLDPGYLNWAGIAVFKKAHQLFVQRKFRSTLLAAAYRHHLHWSELIGEGAIQSIPYGWWKQFNASDITPRKTLSEPVASEIVDTLRRKLPDFRRAYDEEGMRPEEFAGYGASVHTLRQFLGGYQQLVEWVRDRMLA, from the coding sequence GTGTCCTCATCCCGGATGCAGCAGACCGTCGCGCTTGGGACCGAGTTCTGGAATGACTCCTGCGCGCTCCAGGAGCTGGCGGAGGCCATCGAGAACGGCGCGGTCGGCGCCACCTCGAACCCGGTCATCGTCGGCGCCGCCGTGAGTGGTGACAAGGCACGGTGGCTGCCCGTGCTGGAGCGGCTCCTGCGCGAGCACCCCGGCGACACGGAGGACGATGCGGCCTGGAGGCTCATCGAGGCCGTGGCTCGGGAGGCTGCCGCCCTGCTGGCGCCCATCCACGAGGCGACGAAGGGGCGTCAGGGCTACCTCTGCGTCCAGGTGAGCCCGAAGATCTACCGGTCCACGGAGCGGATGATCGAGCACGGGGTGGCGCTCGCCGCGCTCGCGCCGAACATCGCCATCAAGTGTCCCTCGACGAGGGAGGGCATCGCCGCGATGGAGGAGCTCACGGCTCGGGGGATCAACATCAACGCGACCGTGAGCTTCAGCGTGCCGCAGGCGCTCGCCACGGCGGAGGCGGTCGAGCGAGGCATGGACCGGGCGCTGCGGACGGGCGTATCCCGGGAGCGGCTGCACCCCTACGTGACGATCATGGTGGGGCGGGTGGATGACCACATGAAGCGGGTGGCGGAGCGGGACTCCGTGATGCTCGATCCTGGGTACCTGAACTGGGCGGGGATCGCCGTGTTCAAGAAGGCCCATCAGCTCTTCGTCCAGCGGAAGTTCCGGAGCACGCTGCTGGCCGCCGCTTACCGTCATCACCTGCACTGGTCGGAGCTGATTGGCGAGGGCGCGATCCAGAGCATCCCGTACGGGTGGTGGAAGCAGTTCAACGCCTCGGACATCACGCCGCGCAAGACGCTGAGCGAGCCCGTGGCGTCCGAGATCGTCGACACGCTCCGCCGGAAGCTCCCGGACTTCCGGCGGGCCTACGACGAGGAGGGGATGCGGCCCGAGGAGTTCGCCGGCTACGGAGCCTCGGTCCACACGCTGCGCCAGTTCCTGGGCGGCTACCAGCAGCTCGTGGAGTGGGTGCGGGACCGGATGCTCGCTTGA